The Oncorhynchus mykiss isolate Arlee chromosome Y, USDA_OmykA_1.1, whole genome shotgun sequence genomic sequence TATCTCAGTGGTAATAATACAGCATAATTCTACCTTTATTGGACTGTATTTTTGCAGTTCCAGAACCCAACCAGATgaaccacaacacacacaacacaagctGAAGCAGCACAGGGGCTCTGGCTGCTAGTTCACTCCTTTTTAGATTCCCCCCATCAGCTCGGGATTTCAACTGTATCCCTGGTTACCGGCCTGCCTCTCAATAAGGCTGAATGAAAACCTCCATTAAGTCAGCTGGATGGTCTATAGTGATTCTGAATGAAAACCACCATTAGGTTCAGCTGGATGGTCTATAGTTGATTCTGAATGAAAACCACCATTGGGTCCAGCTGGATGGTCTATAGTTGATTCTGAATGAAAACCACCATTGGGTCAGAAAGATGGTCTATAGTTGATTCTGAATGAAAACCACCATTAGGTCCAGCTGGATGGTCTATAGTTGATTCTGAATGAAAACCACCATTAGGTCCAGCTGGATGGTCTATAGTTGATTCTGAATGAAAACCACCATTAGGTCCAGCTGGATGGTCTATAGTTGATTCTGAATGAAAGGCACCATTAGGTTCAGCTGGATGGTCTATAGTTGATTCTGAATGAAAACCACCATTAGGTCAGCTGGATGGTCTATAGTTGATAACTTACACATTACAGATGACAGTGTAAAGTTGTTTAGGATCTGCACTTTTTGTTTACTTCTTCACTGATTGATTGTATTTACCTTCTCTGAAATTGTCTATGTCCTGTGTCTAGTGTACATACAAACATTTTCCTATGGAGATAATCAAGTCAGGATTTTACCCTTACAGCCCCAAGTACATTGCTGTGTTCAACCTGGCCTTCACAGACGTGTGTGGGAGCACTGCCATGGTCCCCAAGCTCCTGGATATGTTCCTCTTCAGCAGACATCTCATCTCCTACGACCAGTGCCTCACTAGcctcttcttcatcttcctcttcctcaacaTGCAGTCCTTCAACCTCACCATCCTCTCTTACGACAGACTGGTGGCCATCTGCTGCCCGCTCAGGTCTCAGATAATACATCAAATCTAATAATTCAAAAAATACAATTCAAAAGGCCTTCATAATTGCCCCTTGTGTGATAATAATGTTTCTGCTTTCACTGACAATTCAACCTGATATATGAAAACACTGCATCTAAAATCCCTGATAACAGCTTCTTTCCACTGTCCAAATAGGTACCATATGATAGTGACTCACAGGTCCATGTTCCAGCTGACGGGTGCTGCCTGGGCGATTGCTGTGTTCCTGGTGTTGCTGGCTGTGTGCCTCATCACCCGACTCTCCTTCTGCCGGTAGGTGGCTGAGGAGGTGAACCTGTTGCCGAAAGGTTCCCGGTTTGAATCCCGGGCCGGGTGCTGTAAAAATAAATGATCAGTTGATCACAGTAACATGTGGACAATGaagatgtattgtattgtaggtcTCTGGTGATCAACAGCTACTTCTGTGACCACGGTCCCCTGTTCCGTCTGGCGGCCCCCTGTTCTGATGTGGTCCCTAACATAGTAATATCTTATCTCAACCCCAGTATAATCCTATTGTTCCCCATGGTCTTCATCATATCATCATACATCTGCATCACACACGCCCTGTTCACCATCACACTGCCCCAGGACAGGTGAGAAGTCATACTGATCAGAGTCAGAGATTAAGCCAGAGATTTAGTTTATATACCTAAACAGATAGCTCTGATACTGATTGTTGTGCTGTCTCAGatatacactacaggaccaaaagtatgtggacacctgctcatcagaCATCtcattcaaaatcatgggcattaaaatggagttggtcccccatttgctgctataacataaactattctgggaaggctttccactagatgttggaaaaatgctgttataacagcctccactattctgggaaggctttccactagatgttggaacattgctgttataacagcctctactattctgggaaggctttccactagatgttggaacattgctgctataacagcctccactattctgggaaggctttccactagatgttggaacattgctgttataacagcctccactcttctgggaaggctttccactagatgttgaaacattgctgctataacttcctccactcttctgggaaggctttccactagatgttggaacattgctgcagggacttgcttccattcagccacaagagcttcAGTGATGTCGGACGCTGTTTTTGGGCGATTTggtctggcttgcagtcggcgttccaattcatcccaaaggtgttcgatggggttgaggttagggctctgtgcaagctagtcaaattcttccacactgatttcgacaaaccacttctgtatggacctcgctttgtgcactggggtattgtcatgctgaaataggaaatttggaagcacagaatccagaatgtcattgtatgctgtagcgttaagatatcccttcactgcaactaagaggcctagcccgaaccatga encodes the following:
- the LOC110510114 gene encoding olfactory receptor 1-like → MSYLTSDPNQTDNIDTIIRPPYFFISGFIGIPHMEYYYVFLCFVYIISLVGNTFVMMVIYMDNSLHSPKYIAVFNLAFTDVCGSTAMVPKLLDMFLFSRHLISYDQCLTSLFFIFLFLNMQSFNLTILSYDRLVAICCPLRYHMIVTHRSMFQLTGAAWAIAVFLVLLAVCLITRLSFCRSLVINSYFCDHGPLFRLAAPCSDVVPNIVISYLNPSIILLFPMVFIISSYICITHALFTITLPQDRVRALKTCTSHLILVAIFYLPINFTYFLHSIIPTNARIINLSLTSVLPPMLNPIIYVLKTEEFKESAKKLLSKRRAQRAVVPIQST